One window from the genome of Carboxydocella sporoproducens DSM 16521 encodes:
- the nrdR gene encoding transcriptional regulator NrdR, translated as MKCPFCHETATKVVESRTADEGNSIRRRRECENCGKRFTTYERIEERPLLVIKNDGRREVFSPEKLMHGLVKAVEKRPVSMEVLQKIVTEVESQVRTQFDKEVPSSYLGELVMEKLRTVDEVAYVRFASVYRRFRDVNEFMEEIKRFLEGESG; from the coding sequence ATGAAATGCCCGTTTTGTCATGAAACTGCTACCAAAGTAGTGGAATCCCGTACCGCTGATGAAGGCAATAGTATTAGGCGGCGACGGGAATGTGAGAACTGCGGTAAACGATTCACCACTTATGAGAGGATAGAAGAGCGACCTTTACTGGTTATTAAAAACGATGGGCGCCGGGAAGTTTTTTCACCGGAAAAATTAATGCACGGTCTGGTAAAGGCCGTGGAAAAACGACCAGTGTCAATGGAAGTGTTACAGAAAATAGTTACTGAGGTAGAGAGTCAGGTGCGGACCCAATTTGACAAAGAAGTACCTAGCTCTTATTTAGGAGAGCTTGTGATGGAAAAGCTGAGAACAGTGGATGAGGTAGCATATGTCCGCTTTGCTTCAGTTTACCGCCGTTTCCGTGATGTAAATGAGTTTATGGAAGAAATTAAACGTTTTTTGGAGGGCGAGAGCGGATGA
- the nrdD gene encoding anaerobic ribonucleoside-triphosphate reductase, which yields MIHYIKKRDGRVVPFNREKIKNAIMAAARAVGGDNEQLADRLSIEVVKYLESHPEGPEGTVSVEYVQDAVEKVLIENGHAQTAKAYILYRNKRTRIRESQSDLMDAVAEILVETSKENANVQNSPMAKMLQIASTGSKKYYLTRLMPEKHAQAHINGDIHIHDLDFFAKTLTCVQIPLGRLLLNGFNNGHGFIRSPKGIKSAANLTAVIIQSSQNDMHGGQSVAYFDYDLAPFIQRERERQRKIFAEVGVEISDEQLEKLVDKECYQAMEALIFNLNTMHSRAGAQVPFSSLNFGTDTSPEGRMVTKNLLLAYEAGLGRGENPIFPNLIFKLKKGVNMDPGDPNYDLFRLALRVTSRRMFPTYAFQDSSFNAPYSRRKEGEVAYMGCRTRVIGNVNGPEITEGRGNASFTTINLPRLALRAQGDIKKFFELLEEMMDLVKEQLLFRFDIQRRLKVKDMPFLMGQNLYLDSDKLGPNDEIYEAIKHATLSIGFIGLAETLVALLGKHHGESEEADALGVEIVKFMREKCDQYTREYKLNFSLLGTPAEGLAGRFTKLDQKEFGIIPGVTDRMYYTNSMHIPVWYNISMYDKARIEGKYHKYLNAGHILYLELPAAPQHNIDALEAIIKHMAACDVGYGAVNFPIDFCKVCGYLGIINHDKCPNCGSVNVMEEEIEYDLEWPATGTTN from the coding sequence ATGATCCATTATATCAAAAAACGGGATGGCCGGGTGGTTCCCTTTAATCGGGAGAAGATTAAAAATGCCATTATGGCAGCTGCTCGGGCAGTTGGTGGGGACAATGAGCAATTGGCTGACAGGCTATCGATTGAAGTAGTAAAATACCTGGAGAGCCATCCCGAAGGGCCGGAAGGTACTGTTTCTGTGGAGTATGTTCAAGATGCAGTGGAAAAGGTTTTAATTGAAAATGGACATGCCCAGACTGCCAAAGCGTACATACTTTATCGGAATAAACGCACTAGAATCAGGGAATCGCAATCCGATTTAATGGATGCAGTAGCCGAAATCCTGGTGGAGACTAGCAAGGAAAATGCTAATGTTCAGAATAGCCCGATGGCGAAAATGCTGCAAATAGCCTCTACGGGCAGTAAGAAATACTATTTAACCCGTTTAATGCCGGAGAAGCATGCCCAGGCCCATATCAATGGTGATATTCACATTCATGACCTGGACTTTTTTGCCAAAACCTTGACCTGTGTTCAGATACCTTTAGGGCGTTTGTTGCTAAATGGGTTTAATAATGGACATGGGTTTATACGCAGTCCTAAGGGCATAAAATCGGCAGCTAATTTAACAGCAGTAATTATCCAGTCATCTCAAAACGACATGCATGGTGGACAGTCGGTAGCCTATTTTGATTATGATCTGGCTCCGTTTATACAAAGGGAACGGGAAAGACAGCGCAAAATATTTGCGGAAGTCGGGGTTGAGATCAGTGATGAGCAGTTGGAAAAACTGGTAGATAAAGAGTGCTATCAGGCTATGGAAGCACTGATTTTTAATTTGAATACCATGCATTCCCGAGCGGGAGCGCAGGTGCCGTTCTCCAGTTTGAACTTTGGAACAGATACTTCTCCAGAAGGACGAATGGTTACCAAAAACCTGCTACTGGCCTATGAGGCCGGGTTGGGACGTGGGGAGAACCCGATTTTCCCCAATTTAATATTTAAGCTGAAAAAGGGAGTAAACATGGACCCTGGAGATCCCAACTATGACTTATTCCGTTTGGCCCTGCGGGTGACCTCCAGGAGAATGTTCCCGACTTATGCATTCCAGGATAGCAGTTTTAACGCGCCATATTCCCGGCGCAAAGAAGGGGAGGTAGCCTATATGGGTTGCCGTACCCGGGTAATTGGTAATGTGAATGGGCCTGAGATAACGGAAGGACGTGGTAATGCTTCCTTTACTACCATTAACTTACCGCGACTGGCCTTGAGGGCCCAGGGTGATATCAAAAAGTTTTTTGAACTGCTAGAGGAAATGATGGATTTGGTCAAGGAACAGTTGTTGTTCCGTTTTGATATTCAGCGGCGGCTGAAAGTCAAGGATATGCCTTTTCTGATGGGACAGAATCTCTATCTCGATAGTGATAAACTAGGGCCCAATGACGAAATTTATGAAGCTATTAAGCATGCCACCCTTTCCATTGGGTTTATCGGCTTGGCGGAAACACTGGTAGCTCTGCTGGGTAAACACCATGGTGAGTCAGAAGAGGCCGATGCCCTGGGTGTGGAAATAGTCAAATTTATGCGGGAAAAATGTGACCAGTATACCCGGGAATACAAGTTGAACTTTAGCTTACTGGGAACACCTGCCGAAGGATTGGCAGGACGATTTACCAAACTGGACCAAAAGGAATTTGGTATTATCCCCGGGGTAACAGACCGCATGTACTACACAAATAGTATGCACATTCCGGTGTGGTATAATATTTCGATGTATGATAAAGCCAGGATTGAGGGGAAATATCACAAGTACCTGAATGCCGGACATATCCTTTATCTGGAGTTACCGGCTGCTCCGCAACATAATATCGATGCCCTGGAAGCGATTATTAAGCACATGGCAGCCTGTGATGTAGGCTATGGAGCAGTTAACTTTCCCATAGATTTTTGTAAGGTCTGTGGTTACTTAGGGATTATTAACCACGATAAGTGTCCTAACTGTGGTTCAGTCAATGTAATGGAAGAAGAAATAGAATATGACCTGGAGTGGCCCGCTACGGGTACTACTAACTAG